The sequence AAAATACGCTTTAATATGTGGTTTATTACCTGTCAGAGTTGTTCTTAGCCAATGAGTCTCTACAATGCAAATTCACTCAACAGTCATCCTTCTTATATTGTTAGACATAAACTTgaacatcacataaaaataataaaaaaaaacaatatttactgttctgtcaacttttggcaataataaaatatactcaccggggaacTTCCGTTCCCTTGCATCATCTTAGTCAACATTAATTTACACAATGTCACatttcaatatatacatatgtcaaacatgttatctttctttatttgacgactagctagtgtcacctaAAATAGTAAGGGCTTTTCCAGAtgctccactgccgctaaacagtaagcatctcaacgaaTTAGATGAAGGATATATTTCTACTATATCCTTCTGTTTATTTGTGTCAATCGAGCCCCAGGTAAGGCCCCCATTCTTACCAGACAGCACTCGAGGAATTGCGCATTCGTTCCTAATTGAACAGAGGCTTTCACACCTACTTGTGCGGGCATCTTCAAGAGATCTGTACAGACTTCTCATAATGGCCACATATCTACTCAAGATCAACTATTTCTCACATATtcaccactattaaatttagcagcctggtttaaccagtaaacacaactctttttccaacacaccaccttacacacatttctctcaaaCGTTGCTTTCTGACTGACTggccaattaatatttttgggtgtccTCTTGacttaataaaatgataaaaataaaatatgttttacacaTATAACCTCACTTTTGTGGCTGACCTATAATTTACTCATTGGTCCTGTTACAAATAAATTCTCTCTGCATTTTCAGTgtaaaactaaaacattttgaaaaattcactGATATAACTGAAGCCTTAGTGGCAACCACAGCTGCCGTTGAAGGAAAACTCTCAAAGAGCTTAAAGAAACTGATCAAAAATCATGTTGCTAAAGACGTACAAGAGCAGTTACTGGTGGCCGATGCCAAACTTGGtaaatgcaattaatttttaaataattgtaatatttcATAATCATATATTTCTTTAGGAAGTGCTATCAAAGAAAAATTCAGCCTGCAGTGCCTCTCTAATAACTCGGTGCAGGAGTTGATGAGGTGCATCAGATCACAGCTGGATAACCTGATATCAGGTcctcaaaaaaaagaaatgactGCCATGGCATTAGGTTTGGCTCACTCTTTGTCCAggtataaattgaaattttcaccTGACAAAGTGGACACCATGATTGTCCAAGCTGTTTCGCTGCTTGACGATTTAGATAAGGAACTGAATAACTACACCATGAGGTacatcacattttttttaaatttatttaatttggtttgtTAACCTTGTTACTTGTagaaatgtcctaaacctccctctaacactggtcatatgccTCGCCAGGTTAACAATTTTCCCTTATAAATTATAccatattaacaaattttatacataatcaaaattttgaaagcatttttaaCAATGATGATCCAGAACTAGCATTGGAAATTTTATACAGTACTATTACACAAGCATTAAATCattcaaaaactcaaaaattatgtcaaaataagtataaaaaaataaaaccatggaTCACAATTGGTATAATTAATAGTATCAAAAAGagggacaaaatgaaaaaaacactaCTAATTCATAACAATTTAGAAAACAAAACTGCCTTTAATAGTTACCGTAATACCTTATGCACGTTAATCAAGAAATGTAAACAGGATTATTACAAAGCCAAAATCGAGTCTAGTGGTActgacctaaaaaaaaaaataagataataaatgaagtaaCAGATTCAAACAGTAACCAAGATTTTAAGTTTAACGTAACTAACAATAAttctagttttaataataagttggatatggcaaatttttgcaacaaatattttgttgatgtaggttacaatatgtataataaaattaaaaatcctccaGATTCCCTGCAAATAAAACCATCCACACAGGCTTCAATGTTTCTAAGACCTActaataagaatgaaattatcaaacaaattgcttctttaaaaaattcctctGCACCCGGAATTGATGGTATTACAAccgatattataaaacatattcatATCTATATTTCTTCCCCTCTCGCAcacattataaattaaatttttcaaactgCAAAggtcccaaaaaaatttaaacaagccATAGTAAAACCTATTCACAAGGCAGGtgataaatcaaatataaataattatagacccataagtataatgaacattttttctaaagtcTTTGAGAAATGCCTTAAGGACCGCCTGgtggaattttttaatcaaaacaatataatttctaAGAACCAATTTGGTTTCCAGAGTGGCCTCAGCACAACCGATGCAGTTTGTGTGCTTTGTGAGCAAATAACAGACCATTTGGATGGTGGCAGAAAGTGTCTTACGGTCTTCCTAGACCtagccaaggcatttgacacggTCCCTCATAACAAATTGCTCCAAGTCCTAGAATCCTATGGGATAAGGGGAACCGTGTTAGACGTTTTTGCTGATTATTTGATGGATCGGGAGCAATCCGTCAAAGTTGAAAATACTATAAGTGAACCCCTTCAAATTAAAATGGGCATCCCTCAGGGGACTGTTCTGGGTCCAATTTTATTTGTAGCatatgtaaattccttaaccaaTATGTCAATACAAAACGGTAGTACTATCTCTTATGCTGACGACACAGCAGTAACTTTCTATGGGGAAACATGGGATTTGGTGAAGGAACATGCTATAAAcggtataaagaaaataaaacactggctagactcatttaaattatcattaaatatcactaaaactatttatatagcATTTTCCCTCACAGCTGCAAACCGTCCATcatttaatagtatttacataGATAGTCTTATGGATAAACTTCATGAAGTTCACTCTACAAAATATCTTGGAATCTATATTGACAAACACTTAAAGTGGGACCACCACATCCTTagactatcaaaaaatattcgaaaactaatatacaagttttatgtgctcaaggaaatattaaataaacaacttttgatTTCGATTTATAAAGCAATTGTGGAATCACTACTAAGGTATGGTCTAATTCTTTGGGGTGGGATATACCAAAACACATTGACTTCTTTAAATGTAACccaaaactacattttaaaagttattttcaaaaaaaacaaaagattttctactgcattactttattccagaaatatttttgatgtacgCACATTATACTGTTGGTCGCTCTGTATATATATTCACAAGtcgaataaatttaagaactttGTTAATCATCAGTATCAGACTAGATTAAATGTAAATAGACACTTATCAATTCCAACTGTTGCCACtactatgaaattaaaatcaattttttaccacGCACCCAAACTGTACAACTTATTACCACCATATATTAGACATACAaaagttgtcaaaaaattttgtaaaatatctgggGATTACATTTATGAtcatttacatatatttaaaaaactacttactgttaattaattttcatatttcatagcTTTAGGTATTCATACGTGATCGTgaaagatttttgttttctaatgtttaattatttattgggtGTTAAATGGAAACTTTGCAATAGTTAGTGGATGggacatattttgtttaaatatttatttttataaaattgtttttgattttttgcacATACAGGTATTTGGTTACCTAGGTGCACCTTAAAATGTACTGAGATAGATtataattattggattttattacACATACTTTGTAAAAGCTTATATGTAATATATCCGAGAGAGTATCCGAGAGAGAGAGAGTATTACCAATCCCtgcatcctccctcaccaagaactcacttatataccttagcaaaaaaatttacaaccatgttcctctatgtatcagacaaattttagaagtcaagagattcaaaaaggaattaaaatcacttttattatccagggcatattatagccttgacgatttttttaatgataccttttaacctgtgctctgacatcattttagtgttttagttttgtttcctgttaaataatttaatttacttcttctaaattctgtttttagtATGCTTGTACAATTTAGTATGCTTACttctaatttagtttttaggatgcttgtacacaagattttgttgtcttacgtaatatagcacattttctttctttagatGCAGGGAATGGTATGGTTGGCATTTTCCAGAGTTGGGAAAACTTATTACCGATAACATGGCCTTTGCCAAAACTTTGAAAGTTATTGGGACCAGAGAACATGCCATCACATCTGATTTATCTGATATTTTACCTGAAGATGTTGAAGAAAAGGTACTTAAACTTGTGAAcacttgaaatttaatttaataataaaataataatttgttcagGTTAAAGAGGCGGCGGAAATTTCAATGGGCACAGAAATTTCCGAGGAGGACATTCTAAACATACTTAGTCTCTGTGACCAGATAATAGATATGACTAATTATAGGCAACAGTTATACGACTACTTAAAAAATCGCATGATGGCCATAGCACCCAATCTCACCATTTTAGTGGGTGATTTGGTTGGGGCCAGACTTATTTCACATGCTGGTAAGTACATCCCTCTTTAATCTATAAATTgaaccttaaaaaaatcaatgttttggCCAGGTTCATTGATAAATTTGGCCAAACATCCTGCCTCAACCGTACAAATCCTTGGAGCTGAAAAGGCTTTATTTAGggccttaaaaactaaaaaagacaCTCCTAAATATGGTCTGATTTATCACTCACAGTTAGTGGGGCAGTCCAGCACTAAAAATAAGGGAAAAATGTCCAGGTACATTTAACATTTTCTTCACCTAGTTGTGTTCTTTTTTATTAGGAGTGATTACTTTTTAGGATGTTAGCAGCCAAAGCTTCATTGGCCACGAGGGTTGACGCTTTGGGCGAGGACGTGACTATTAATTTGGGTGCAGAACATAAGGCCAAACTGGAAGCCAGATTGAGGATTTTAGAGGAGGGCAATGTGAGAAGGATTAGTGGTACtggtaagtttaatttttttttaagagggtGTTTGATATACAAGGGAATATGAAAATTGACAAGAGACTCACATTCAGTAAACACATAGATGAAGTTGTAAAAGCATCATTAAAAATTCTTGGTTTTATCATTAGGTCCACAAAAGATTTTATGAATTTGGAAAGCCTTATTGCTTTATATTATAGCTTGATAAAATCTGAATTGCTTTATGCTGCAATAGTATGGTTCCCTAACTATGAGGTACATATTGACAGGCTCAAGTATGTACAATGTaagtttttaaagtattttattttcaaagctGATGGTTTTTACCCCCCAAGAGGCTGTGATCATAGCTTTCATAACTTTTATTCAAAGCAACcaactttttctatttaaactctgctgcaataaaattaatgcTTTAGACCTTTTAGGGggaatttttttgtacttcCTATACACAAAAGAAGGCCACAGTTCAATTTGATCTTGAGAATACCCAAACCAACTTAAGTAGAAATGCTCCTTTATACCGAGCCTATTCATGGTTTAAGACACTGAATAGTGAGAATAACATTGACCTTTTTAACGGCTCTAcaactgcttttaaaaaaaaaggtgatgCAAGCATTATCTTCTGCAGCATAAATTATTGGTTCTCAATTGATTACAGTTAATTCAATTCTACAAAGGTCTTAAAGTCAGGAAGGGATCATGTAAAAAGTGAGAAGGCAACAAATTTATGTACTTAAATCTACATTTACTTTAAAATGGGCCTGGGTACATGTCAATATACACAGTGTGGTTTACATTCATACTAATTTAAACTTATCCTCAGGTAAAGCAAAGGCCAAATTCGAAAAGTACCATGGAATAAGTGAAATAAAACAATACCCAGACGCCGCGGACAGTACCTTACCATCTACCAGCAAGAGACAAAGGGCAGAATCTGAAGTAAAACATGAAgtcaaagaagaaaaagaagtacCTGAAGAAGttgaaattaaacaagaaaaaaagaaaaagaggaaaGTTAAAGTGGAAGAAGTAGTAGAAGTGGAGGAAGCCGAAACGGAGACTcccaaaaagaagaagaaaaaggtGAAGCAAGAACAAGAGGAGGAAATGCCTGAAGTATCatcagaaaaaaagaaaaagaagaaagtgAAACAGGAACTGGATGAATCTGCGGTACAGGAACCTGAAGAACCCACAAGcgagaaaaagaagaagaagaaaaagaaggcCAAGGATGAAACCGAGATGGAGTGATATGTGCTTTATTTGGATAAGTTTAAACATGAAATAGTTGTTAAGATATTAAAAGTGGATTTCTTTATCAGAGTTGTAACTACAaaatgaaaatacatttttttttgtatcaaagtttattgtgtttttgtacacttaactaataatatatataatcattttatttacacTAAAAATCTTGGCCTACGTCTTAGATTATTGGTGTAAAGTTTGCTTTGCAgtacactgaaaaaaaaaatatagattttagaCATAATTGTAAAATACCCAAAATTAGGCAGTTTACCGATAAATTCGGACACGGGATCGTTTTCGCCGTCTCCCCTCATGGTTCCAGTGATTTCGTCGTTTTCCACCATCGGCATGAACAATTGCACGAATTCGGGAGTGTATGGAGGTCCTATAGTATCTAAAACCTGTAAAAAACATTCTTTTCTACAAAAGTCACTCGAAATAGTATCTTCCAATCGGCTGTAGTTTATTTTGGCAAATTAGCTTGGcgattttcgtgattttttcaGTGGAAGGTTAAGAACATCCCAAGGAGACTTTCAGGCGAATTTGAGCACCAAAAGTGGAGTTaagacccaagttacctcaaaTTGTCTGTCCtggattttcaaaaatgttgataaaaatggttctaatgCATcgatttatgtaatttttttagtgaaagcttaagaacattccaaagaaacctttaaaacaaaaatcatgccgatctgagcactagaagtggagttatgacccaagttacttCAAACTGTCTTTCCTCTcggacatgattttcaaaaatgttgataaaaatgcttttaatgcaCGGATTCACATGATCTCTTAGATTAGAAGCTTAGGAATAGTCcaacgaaacttttaaaataaaaatcatgaaaatctgAATATGAAAAGTGGTGTTAACACCTAAGTTACCTCAACCTGTCTGTCCTCTCGgagatgattttcaaaaatgttgataaaaattattctaatgcatggatttacatgattttttcaatgcaAGCTTAAGAACATcacaaagaatcttttaaataaaacatcttgccgatctgagcactagaagtggagttatgacccaagttacttCAAATTGTCTGTCCTCTCGGACATGATGTTCATAAATCTTGATAAAATTGCTTCTAAAGCATGGATTcacatgattttttcaatggaagCTTAAGTATGTTCCaaagaaagttttaaaacaaaaatcatggaaatctgagcactagaagtggagttatgacccaagttacttCAAGCTGTCTGTCCTCTcggacatgattttcaaaaacattgataaaaatggttctaatgcatggattcacatgattttttcaatgcaTGCTTCAGAACATCACAaacaatcttttaaataaaaga comes from Anthonomus grandis grandis chromosome 4, icAntGran1.3, whole genome shotgun sequence and encodes:
- the LOC126735230 gene encoding nucleolar protein 58; translation: MLVLFETAAGYAIFKLLDEKKLEKVDSLYNSFRNVDSASEVVKLKHFEKFTDITEALVATTAAVEGKLSKSLKKLIKNHVAKDVQEQLLVADAKLGSAIKEKFSLQCLSNNSVQELMRCIRSQLDNLISGPQKKEMTAMALGLAHSLSRYKLKFSPDKVDTMIVQAVSLLDDLDKELNNYTMRCREWYGWHFPELGKLITDNMAFAKTLKVIGTREHAITSDLSDILPEDVEEKVKEAAEISMGTEISEEDILNILSLCDQIIDMTNYRQQLYDYLKNRMMAIAPNLTILVGDLVGARLISHAGSLINLAKHPASTVQILGAEKALFRALKTKKDTPKYGLIYHSQLVGQSSTKNKGKMSRMLAAKASLATRVDALGEDVTINLGAEHKAKLEARLRILEEGNVRRISGTGKAKAKFEKYHGISEIKQYPDAADSTLPSTSKRQRAESEVKHEVKEEKEVPEEVEIKQEKKKKRKVKVEEVVEVEEAETETPKKKKKKVKQEQEEEMPEVSSEKKKKKKVKQELDESAVQEPEEPTSEKKKKKKKKAKDETEME